The following proteins come from a genomic window of Corynebacterium sp. P4-C1:
- a CDS encoding lytic transglycosylase domain-containing protein: protein MAIVLIISLLMWLFSILDAPLSTKKRAPVPADVPPAAAVSPPDIDVHGPGRTADQLANWAAPIAESIDISPQAVRAYGNAELIAREAWPGCNLHWNTLAGLGWVETRHGTYTGKIASGARLDDAGRPTPPIIGPALDGDGFAHVPDTDGGEHDNDAEYDRAVGPMQFIPESWARYGRDADGDGYADPQQIDDAALGAANLLCAGGRDLDTPEDWQEAILGYNQSNDYVIRVRDAAANYALGQPAHR from the coding sequence ATGGCGATCGTGCTAATCATTTCGCTGCTGATGTGGCTATTCAGCATTCTCGACGCGCCGCTCAGCACGAAGAAGCGGGCACCCGTTCCGGCGGATGTGCCCCCGGCAGCGGCGGTGAGCCCGCCAGACATTGACGTGCATGGGCCCGGGCGCACCGCGGATCAGCTCGCGAACTGGGCGGCACCGATCGCGGAAAGCATCGATATCTCACCGCAGGCGGTGCGGGCTTACGGCAACGCGGAACTCATCGCGCGGGAAGCGTGGCCCGGGTGCAACCTGCACTGGAACACGCTCGCGGGGCTCGGCTGGGTGGAAACGCGCCACGGCACCTACACCGGCAAGATCGCGTCGGGCGCTCGGCTTGACGACGCTGGCCGCCCCACTCCACCCATCATCGGTCCGGCGCTGGATGGCGATGGTTTCGCGCATGTCCCCGACACTGACGGTGGTGAGCACGACAACGACGCCGAGTACGACCGGGCTGTCGGGCCGATGCAGTTCATTCCCGAGTCCTGGGCGCGCTACGGCCGGGACGCGGACGGCGACGGTTACGCCGACCCCCAGCAGATTGACGACGCGGCGCTCGGAGCGGCGAATCTGCTGTGTGCCGGGGGCCGCGACCTGGATACGCCGGAGGACTGGCAGGAGGCGATTCTCGGGTACAACCAGTCGAACGATTACGTGATCAGGGTGCGTGACGCGGCGGCAAACTACGCGCTTGGCCAGCCGGCGCATAGGTAG